The Mauremys mutica isolate MM-2020 ecotype Southern chromosome 1, ASM2049712v1, whole genome shotgun sequence genome has a segment encoding these proteins:
- the LOC123374346 gene encoding olfactory receptor 51G2-like, whose product MSGVNDTKFNSAVFLLTGIPGQEDVHLWISVPFCLMYVISIVGNSVILFIIKTDRTLHEPMYIFLSMLVITDLGLSVSTMPTTLGILLFNSREISLNACFAQLFFIDSLSYIESSVLFLMAFDRFIVISNPLRYASILTPMRIAKMGLVVVLRSVVLIFPLPFLLKRFRYCRANVLSHSYCLHQDVMKMACSDITVNIIYGLSIKLLAVGLDLLLIFVSYVMILKTVLSVASHAECLRALNTCVSHLCAIVLFYLPHIGLTVIHRFGNSSSHLLQIFLGYIYVLVPPLMNPIVYSVKSKHLRARIIRVFLK is encoded by the coding sequence ATGTCAGGtgtcaatgacaccaaattcaACTCTGCAGTGTTTCTGCTCaccgggatacctgggcaggaagacGTCCATCTCTGGATCTCTGTCCCATTCTGCCTAATGTATGTTATTTCaatagtaggaaattcagtcattctgttcattataaaaacagatcgaaccctccatgagcccatgtacattttcctttccatgttggtcATCACAGACCTTGGCTTATCAGTATCCACCATGCCTACAACATTGGGGATATTATTATTTAACTCAAGGGAGATCAGCCTCAATGCCTGTTTCGCCCAGCTCTTCTTCATCGACTCTCTTTCATACATTGAATCTTCCGTTCTCTTCttgatggcctttgaccgcttcATTGTGATCTCTAACCCACTAAGATATGCTTCCATCTTAACCCCAATGAGAATAGCTAAAATGGGACTGGTGGTTGTGCTAAGATCCGTGGTCCTAATAttcccactcccctttctcctgaaaCGGTTCCGATACTGTCGAGCCAATGTCCTGtcccattcctactgcctgcaccaggaTGTCATGAAGATGGCTTGTTCTGACATCACAGTCAACATCATCTATGGCTTGTCTATTAAACTCTTAGCGGTGGGGTTGGACTTATTGCTCATCTTTGTCTCCTATGTGATGATCCTCAAAACTGTGCTGAGTGTCGCGTCCCACGCGGAGTGCCTCAGGGCCCTGAACACCTGTGTCTCCCACCTGTGCGCCATTGTGCTCTTCTACTTACCACATATCGGCTTGACTGTGATACACAGGTTTGGGAACAGCTCTTCTCACTTGCTTCAGATTTTCCTAGGCTACATCTACGTGCTGGTTCCACCCCTCATGAACCCAATCGTGTACAgcgtgaaaagcaaacaccttcgtgcGAGGATAATCAGGGTGTTCCTTAAGTGA
- the LOC123374336 gene encoding olfactory receptor 51G2-like, with product MSAVNDTKYNSAVFLLTGIPGREDVHNWISVPFCLMYFISIVGNSFILFIIKTDPSLHEPMYIFLSMLATTDLGISIVTIPTTLGIFWFNSREISLDACLAQLFFIHSLQCIESSMLLLMAFDRFVAIHDPLRYVSILTLPRIAKMGLVFVLRGVAIIIPLPLLLKRFRYCRANVLSHSYCVHQDVMKMACSDISINSIYGLFTTLLTVGLDSLVIFFSYVMILKTVLSVASTAECLRALNTCVSHLCAVLLFYTPMIGLSVIHRFGKGSSPLLQILLGYIYLLVPPLMNPVVYSVKSKHLRARIIRLFIK from the coding sequence atgtcagctgtcaatgacaccaaatacaactctgcagtgttccttctcacCGGGATACCTGGGCGGGAAGACGTCCATAACTGGATCTCTGTCCCCTTCTGcttaatgtattttatttctaTAGTAGGAAATTCATTCATTctattcattataaaaacagatccaagcctccatgagcccatgtacattttcctttccatgttggccacCACAGACCTTGGCATATCGATAGTCACAATACCTACAACACTGGGCATATTCTGGTTTAATTCTAGGGAGATCAGCCTTGATGCCTGTTTagcccagctgttcttcatccactcaCTTCAATGCATTGAATCCTCCATGCTCttgttgatggcctttgaccgTTTTGTTGCAATCCATGACCCGCTGAGATATGTCTCTATCTTAACCCTGCCGAGAATAGCCAAGATGGGATTGGTGTTTGTGCTAAGAGGGGTGGCCATAATTATCCCACTCCCTCTTCTCCTGAAACGGTTCAGATACTGTCGAGCCAATGTCCTGTCCCATTCCTACTGTGTGCACCAGGACGTCATGAAGATGGCTTGTTCGGATATCTCAATCAACAGCATCTATGGCTTGTTTACTACACTCTTAACAGTGGGGTTGGACTCACTGGTCATATTCTTCTCTTATGTGATGATCCTCAAAACAGTGCTGAGCGTCGCATCCACTGCAGAGTGCCTCagggccctgaacacctgcgtctcccacctctgtgctgtCCTGCTCTTCTACACACCAATGATCGGCCTGTCTGTGATACACAGATTCGGGAAGGGCTcttctcccttgcttcagattcTCTTGGGCTACATCTACCTGCTGGT
- the LOC123355225 gene encoding olfactory receptor 51G1-like, which translates to MSSVNDTKFNSAVFLLTGIPGKEDVHRWISIPFCLIYVISILGNAVILFIIKTDRTLHEPMYIFLSMLADTDLGISISTMPTTLGIFLFNSREISLDACFAQLFFIHLLQVMESSFLLLMAFDRYIAICNPLRYASILTPLRLAKMGLLCVLRGVVVVLPLPFLLKRFQYCRANVLSHSYCVHQEVMKLACSDITVNRIYGLSINLLTVGLDSLLIFLSYVMILKTVLSVTSHAESLRALNTCVSHLFAVLLFYIPEIGLSVIHRFGNSSSHLLQILLGYVYLLVPPLMNPIVYSVKNKHLRARIIRMFIK; encoded by the coding sequence ATGTCATctgtcaatgacaccaaattcaACTCTGCAGTGTTCCTGCTCACTGGGATACCTGGAAAGGAAGACGTACATCGCTGGATCTCTATCCCCTTCTGCTTAATATATGTTATTTCAATATTAGGAAATGCAGTCATTctattcattataaaaacagatcgaACCCttcatgagcccatgtacattttcctttccatgttggccgACACAGACCTTGGCATATCAATATCAACCATGCCGACGACACTGGGCATATTCTTGTTTAACTCTAGGGAGATCAGCCTCGATGCCTGTTttgcccagctgttcttcatccacttGCTTCAAGTAATGGAATCCTCCTTCCTCttgttgatggcctttgaccgctacatcgcaatctgtaacccactgagaTATGCTTCCATCTTAACTCCACTGAGGTTAGCCAAAATGGGACTGCTGTGTGTGCTAAGAGGGGTGGTCGTAGTATTACCACTCCCTTTTCTGCTGAAGCGGTTCCAATACTGTCGAGCTAATGTtctctcccattcctactgcgTACATCAGGAAGTCATGAAGCTGGCTTGTTCAGATATCACAGTCAACAGAATCTATGGCTTGTCTATTAATCTCTTAACGGTGGGGTTGGATTCATTGCTCATCTTTctctcttatgtgatgatccTCAAAACTGTGCTGAGTGTCACATCCCACGCGGAGAGCCTCAGGGCCCTGAATACCTGCGTCTCCCACTTGTTCGCCGTACTGCTCTTCTACATACCAGAGATTGGCTTGTCTGTGATACACAGATTTGGGAATAGCTCTTCTCACTTGCTTCAGATTCTCCTGGGCTACGTCTACCTGCTGGTCCCACCCCTGATGAACCCAATCGTGTACAGCGTGAAAAACAAACACCTTCGTGCGAGGATAATCAGGATGTTCATCAAGTGA